The following are encoded in a window of Drosophila simulans strain w501 chromosome 3L, Prin_Dsim_3.1, whole genome shotgun sequence genomic DNA:
- the LOC6736728 gene encoding venom serine protease Bi-VSP isoform X1: protein MCAISGLPKAHKFLIIYMGLSILSSVKFQSCQDARSRPGSCLPLTSCPQLMQEYQGQGNEFHTFLGQSICGFDGSTFMVCCAMDRSGNGRSRKDLFVTTAAPFGFFHFSPLSGGSTATPMVFQPTPPLSQVVSPSFNQPPPPPPPNNAPRESATCGISGATSNRVVGGMEARKGAYPWIAALGYFEETNRNALKFLCGGSLIHSHYVITSAHCINPMLTLVRLGAHDLSKPAEPGAMDLRIRRTVVHEHFDLNSISNDIALIELNVVGALPGNISPICLPEAAKFMQQDFVGMNPFVAGWGAVKHQGVTSQVLRDAQVPIVSRHSCEQSYKSVFQFVQFSDKVLCAGSSSVDACQGDSGGPLMMPQVSYNLLFCVCESSNQFWPSLHTSALSPRWFTVHRPLIVHVRDADMILLANENAGDLQKRIWNL from the exons TCCAATCCTGTCAAGATGCCCGATCCCGGCCTGGAAGCTGCCTGCCCCTGACCTCCTGTCCCCAGCTCATGCAGGAGTACCAGGGCCAGGGCAACGAGTTCCACACCTTTCTGGGCCAGTCCATATGTGGCTTTGATGGCTCCACTTTCATG GTCTGCTGTGCAATGGATCGTAGTGGAAATGGCAGAAGCAGGAAGGATCTATTTGTGACCACCGCAGCTCCTTTCGGATTCTTTCATTTCTCGCCCTTGAGTGGGGGATCTACTGCCACCCCGATGGTTTTCCAGCCCACGCCGCCTCTCAGCCAGGTGGTGAGCCCCAGCTTCAACcagccacctcctccgcctccaccaAATAACGCTCCACGTGAGTCCGCGACCTGCGGCATTAGTGGCGCCACTTCCAATCGAGTTGTGGGTGGCATGGAAGCGCGGAAAG GAGCTTATCCCTGGATAGCTGCCCTTGGCTACTTCGAGGAAACCAATCGGAATGCACTGAAGTTCCTCTGCGGTGGCAGTTTGATTCATTCGCACTACGTAATCACCTCGGCACATTGCATCAATCCGATGTTGACCTTGGTCCGTCTGGGAGCCCATGATCTCTCCAAGCCAGCCGAACCGGGCGCAATGGATCTCCGTATCCGTAGAACTGTTGTACACGAGCACTTCGACCTCAACTCCATATCGAATGATATAGCCCTGATTGAGCTAAACGTAGTGGGTGCTCTGCCAG GTAACATCTCGCCCATTTGCCTGCCGGAGGCCGCCAAGTTTATGCAGCAGGACTTCGTGGGCATGAATCCCTTTGTGGCCGGCTGGGGCGCCGTGAAGCACCAGGGAGTCACCTCGCAGGTGCTGAGAGACGCCCAGGTGCCAATCGTGTCCCGCCACAGCTGCGAGCAGAGCTACAAGTCCGTTTTCCAGTTCGTCCAGTTCAGTGACAAG GTGCTGTGCGCGGGCAGCTCGAGCGTGGATGCTTGTCAAGGGGATTCCGGTGGACCACTCATGATGCCCCAGGTCAGTTACAATCTCCTCTTCTGTGTCTGTGAGTCATCGAAccagttttggccaagtcttCACACTTCAGCTCTGTCTCCAAGGTGGTTCACTGTACACCGCCCGCTAATTGTCCACGTTCGTGACGCAGATAtgattttgttggccaacgaAAATGCCGGTGACTTGCAgaagagaatttggaatttaTGA
- the LOC6736728 gene encoding venom protease isoform X2, with translation MCAISGLPKAHKFLIIYMGLSILSSVKCQSCQDARSRPGSCLPLTSCPQLMQEYQGQGNEFHTFLGQSICGFDGSTFMVCCAMDRSGNGRSRKDLFVTTAAPFGFFHFSPLSGGSTATPMVFQPTPPLSQVVSPSFNQPPPPPPPNNAPRESATCGISGATSNRVVGGMEARKGAYPWIAALGYFEETNRNALKFLCGGSLIHSHYVITSAHCINPMLTLVRLGAHDLSKPAEPGAMDLRIRRTVVHEHFDLNSISNDIALIELNVVGALPGNISPICLPEAAKFMQQDFVGMNPFVAGWGAVKHQGVTSQVLRDAQVPIVSRHSCEQSYKSVFQFVQFSDKVLCAGSSSVDACQGDSGGPLMMPQLEANVYRFYLLGLVSFGYECARPNFPGVYTRVASYVPWIKKHLASA, from the exons CCAATCCTGTCAAGATGCCCGATCCCGGCCTGGAAGCTGCCTGCCCCTGACCTCCTGTCCCCAGCTCATGCAGGAGTACCAGGGCCAGGGCAACGAGTTCCACACCTTTCTGGGCCAGTCCATATGTGGCTTTGATGGCTCCACTTTCATG GTCTGCTGTGCAATGGATCGTAGTGGAAATGGCAGAAGCAGGAAGGATCTATTTGTGACCACCGCAGCTCCTTTCGGATTCTTTCATTTCTCGCCCTTGAGTGGGGGATCTACTGCCACCCCGATGGTTTTCCAGCCCACGCCGCCTCTCAGCCAGGTGGTGAGCCCCAGCTTCAACcagccacctcctccgcctccaccaAATAACGCTCCACGTGAGTCCGCGACCTGCGGCATTAGTGGCGCCACTTCCAATCGAGTTGTGGGTGGCATGGAAGCGCGGAAAG GAGCTTATCCCTGGATAGCTGCCCTTGGCTACTTCGAGGAAACCAATCGGAATGCACTGAAGTTCCTCTGCGGTGGCAGTTTGATTCATTCGCACTACGTAATCACCTCGGCACATTGCATCAATCCGATGTTGACCTTGGTCCGTCTGGGAGCCCATGATCTCTCCAAGCCAGCCGAACCGGGCGCAATGGATCTCCGTATCCGTAGAACTGTTGTACACGAGCACTTCGACCTCAACTCCATATCGAATGATATAGCCCTGATTGAGCTAAACGTAGTGGGTGCTCTGCCAG GTAACATCTCGCCCATTTGCCTGCCGGAGGCCGCCAAGTTTATGCAGCAGGACTTCGTGGGCATGAATCCCTTTGTGGCCGGCTGGGGCGCCGTGAAGCACCAGGGAGTCACCTCGCAGGTGCTGAGAGACGCCCAGGTGCCAATCGTGTCCCGCCACAGCTGCGAGCAGAGCTACAAGTCCGTTTTCCAGTTCGTCCAGTTCAGTGACAAG GTGCTGTGCGCGGGCAGCTCGAGCGTGGATGCTTGTCAAGGGGATTCCGGTGGACCACTCATGATGCCCCAG CTGGAGGCCAATGTCTATAGGTTCTACTTGCTCGGCCTGGTTTCCTTTGGCTATGAGTGTGCTCGGCCCAATTTTCCCGGCGTTTATACGAGAGTTGCTTCCTACGTTCCTTGGATCAAGAAACACCTCGCATCCGCTTAG